The window AACCCACAGCCACCAGTCATCTCATTAGCATACAAAAGACACTCTTATCACAGGGTCAGAGACCAAGGACAACACCAAAACCccaaatatttgtgttttataaCATAACAAGGACGCATATGTGAATGTCAGACTATGTGACTAGGTCACCAGGACCATGGGAATAGGGTGTAATTTGATTGAGAAGAGAAGTAAGATGATCCAATTTGACCAGAGATGTTGAACACTTAAAATGCCCAAGAGAAACCAGTATCCAAGATTCAGCTCTCAATTACCCTtgtctgggaagccctccagctGCCCTCACCCTAGGGCAGAGTCACTGATTCCCACTTGGGATTTCTCCAGCTCCTGCCATACCTCTGACCCTTCCTTGATCCCAAGTTGATGACATTATCTGTGTCCAACCTAGTCTCCTCAATGCCTGGGAGCTTCTCAGCCCTGAACATGGGCTGAGATTTCTCGGAATACAGAAAGCAGGGAGTCTTTTTGTGTGTGGATATTTGGAGGAAATTTAGAGGCAGCAGTCCCTGAAGATCCCTTGTGGCCCCTGCCAGCCTCTCCAGACTCTAAGGACAGATCTTCTAGGCTGGCATCCTGAAGAGACCCTAGGGAGCAGCCAGCAGGAAAGGCTACAGCAGAAATAAGCAGACAGTATCTGCTCTAGGAGGTCCAATCCCACCCCAGCCTATGGGTACCACTGATAGCATCAAGCAGCAGAGATTCTTCTGCCCTTCCCTACTGGTCACTTCATGGAAAAGGCAGGCCAGGCTGAGGGAGACCTGGAGGGAATGGTTGGAAGGAAGAACCCTACAGTTGTGGGAAGCATTGCCCAGCCTGGGGATGGAGGTCAGTCCTGGGGAGAAGGTCATTAGGGAAGAGCTCCATCTCAAGAGGCTGCCTGAGGTCTTCTCAGTTTGTCCATCTGAGTCTTTAGCTCTCACCCTACATAGGTGCCCTTTTCAGTTTGTGAGTCAGTGGTTCTCAGACCCAAGTCTTTGGAATATTTACATTTCTGGTTAACTCCAGCTGTTTTGTAACAGAGATAATCTGAATGTGATGtgaagacttcttggggttcctGACAACTTTTCTGCAGGTCTGTGAGATCCTTATTCGACCAATGAGAATGTTTTTCATCATCTACTTCAACTAAAACAACATGTTTTAGACTGAATGAAGAAGCAGACACTGCCAGCCAACTGTTTCCTACAAGGCAGTTATTAGATGTATTTGAAAAAAAGTGTAACAAAACCATTCTTCTCACTAtcagtttttctgaaaatgttactTGACTAAAAAATGTTACTTAAATTAGCATGTGCTAGTTTTATTAGTGTTGTTTTAAATGtagtaataattaaatatttttaattcttggtTTTAATTTCTAACATAGTAACAGTTGATAGTTACAATCCACTCAAACAAAAACCTTTTAGGGGCCTCAGTAATTTTTTAGTGTAAAGATATCCTGAGACAAAAATGCTTGAGAGTGGTTTTTGTATAGCTGCTGTTGCTATTGGAagttttatcttaattttaacTAAAATTGTATACTTTGAATGATTATTAGATATAATATTATGAGAAAGATCATGAATCTTTGGaagttcatctttctttatgTAGCCTTGTGATCTCTTATTGTTCTAACATGTTACATCTTTATTCTTCTATCTTTTCTAGATAGATGCTCAGGTCTTCCCTTCCAATCCttatgtatcttctttttttccttgtagcACCCCTCATGACTTTCAGTTCCATGTTAAAGAACAGCAAAGACAGTAAGTATGCTTGGCTTGTTCTTGATCCTAAAATAATGCATCTAGTTTCCCCATTAGTATACTACTTGCTGTCTTTatggtatattttcttttcttaaacttatttttattggaattcaGTTGCTTTACTATGTTATtatagcttctgctgtacagcaaagtgaatcagctatatgtgtacatatgaaaaagtgaaagtcttagttgCTTGGTCATTTCAACTCTCCAtgacccccatggaccataacccaccaggctcctctgtccatggattttccaagcaataatactggagtggctggccattctcttctccaagggatcttcttgactcaggtattgaaactgggtctcttgcattgcaggtggattctttaccatctaagctatcAAGAAGATtcctgtatacatatatcctctctttttggACATTTAGTATATATTCTTAATCTAGCTATGAAAGTCACCTTTCCACATGgtcaaaagagttttttttttttaatgtgaataaaaGTTGAATATTAGGACATTATTCCTGCCTTATTTggaatagtaaaaataaatgatttttcttttatagcttATTGATGTAGTGAATCACATGATAGATTTTCtgatgttgaaccatccttgtcaTTAATAGGATAAATCAAAGCTACATGatcataatatattatttttactacCTTGAGATTTTACTGGGTTATATCCTactatgaatttttaaatctgCATGAGTAGATAAAATGAGTTCATGTTTATCTTCTCTTACAAATATTCTTACCTGGTTTTAGAATCCAGATTGCATGAACCTGATGCAATGAGCTTGgcaatttcatgtatttttctgtttgttgaaGAACATGCATATGATACTCACCCACTGTTCCTTAAAAGTTTAGAGAGCTTACTTGCAAACCCAATCGGGGAAATGATTTTAGGGAGGAAAGCTTTTAAAtaactaaaacttttaaaaaatatttatgtatctgGGACTCCTAATTTTTCTTGTGCCATTTTTGgaattttacattcttttaagAGTTCATTCATTTCATCTAGAGTTTCATATCTGTTGACATactgttttactatttttgttaatttccaatattcattatatttatatttacttcctaattttaatttcatgttttgttGTTAgtatcttctctttctgtctctctatctTATTAATCTTTTCCAATAACCTAATTTGACTTTATTTAAGCACATTTTTTTCCTGGAtaaaatttcttaataaaatatctaaatttgTATATTTAACTCCAGTATTATTTTACCCTAAAACTTTGATATTTGATGTTTGAACTATTCAAttagaaatatttctgaatttattttatgatttacttttgaaagaaaagattcTAATGAGAACCCAGTGGCCAAACTATGTCTTAAGCACTTGATATACGTAAGCATTTAATCTCAGTTTATCTTTATTGCAAGACTGAATTTTCCTGGataaaatttctattaaatattttgccccattttagaaatattgatttattttatgatttacttttgaaagaaaagattcTAATGAGAACCCAGTGGCCAAACTTCCTTAAGCACTGTCCGACTTAATCTCACCCAGATAAATTTTACTGAATGAACccatttaaaacatgtaaaatagctCTTGGAGCTCTTAAATTTCCATTTGATCTACATCAGAGCCTATGCTTTAACCATTGTTGATTCTCTTTCTGATCTCCCCAGGTGCAGCATCCTCGTCTGGTCAGAACTACAGCATGGTGTCTGAATTCATCCTCATCGGCTTCTCCAACTTCCCTCAGCATCTCCTGCCCACCTTCTTCCTGCTGTTCCTGATGATGTACCTGTTCACACTGCTGGGGAACCTGCTCATCATCGTCACCATCTGGAGGGAGCACAGGCTACACACCCCCATGTACCTCTTCCTGTGTGCCCTCTCCATCTCTGAGATCCTGTTCACTGTTGCAGCCACCCCTCGCATGCTGGCAGACATGCTGTCCACCCACCACTCCATCACCTTTGTGGCCTGTGCCAGCCAGATGTTCTTCTCCTTTATGTTTGGCTTCACCCATTCCTTCCTGCTCATGATCATGGGCTATGACCGCTACGTGGCCATCTGCCACCCCCTGCACTACAACGTGCTCATGAGCACCCGTGACTGTGCCCATCTTGTGTCCTGGTGCTgggctggtggctcagtcatgggGATGATACTGACATTGATAGTTTTTCACCTCACCTTTTGCGGGTCTAATGAGATTCACCATTATGGCTGTCATGTGTTTGCCCTCTTGAAGTTGGCTTGTGGGAAGGGGACAGCCTCTGTCACCACGGGTGTGATCCTGGTCTGTGTCACAGCCTTGATGGGGTGCTTATTCCTCATTTTCCTCTCCTATGTCTTCATCGTGGCTGCCATCCTGAGGATCCCCTCCAGTGAGGGCCGGCACAAGACCTTCTCCACCTGTGTCTCCCACCTCACCATAGTGGTCGTGCACTACAGTTTTGCCTCCATCATCTACCTCAAGCCCAAGGGCCCCCATTCTATCGACAGTAACACTCTGCTGGCCACCACCTACACAGTCTTCACCCCCTTTCTTAGCCCCATCATATTCAGTCTGAGGAATAAGGAGCTGAAGATTGCCATTCAGAGAAGCTTCCACAGAAAATTCTCTTCTCTAGGCTTCTAATGGCCAGCTGGGTGGTGGAGAAATATGAACAAAGGGCTGGTATAATAATGTCTATCTCCTTAGAACTGTTGTAAGGATAGAGGTTTGTGAGTATACCCACACTTCATAGAGTTTGATACATACTGGATATTTGTTTTGCCTCAATTTTTTTGTCTCCCTCTTGCATAGACTTGAGCCATCATGATCTCTTTTTTATACCTCATGTGATAAAATCTGTCTCATTATCTATGCCTTAGAATGGTAATCTATCTATAAGCAGATGGGGAGCATCAGATGGGTGTGGAGGCACAGATGCAGGTGGATTGTCTTGAATGGGCAAGCAAGAGaagattttcatataaaataaaaataaaaagataactgtGAAGCtgataatattgggttggccaaaatggttgtaagatgttatagaaaaccTAAAGGAGCATTTTGGCCAGCCCAGTAAGTACCACCCAAACACTAAGCAGTTTTATGTATGAAGCACTGTGTtacatgtctttttaaatttttttttttttttggtggaccattttaaaagtctttgttcaagtttttacaatattgcttctattttatgttttgattttgtggctgcaagacatgtgggatcttagccccctgacCAAGGTtgaaacccacagcccctgcactggaaaggcaaagtcttaaccagtgggccaccagggagagTGTgctatcactcagtcatgtgtctttatgactccatggactggagccctcaggctccactctccatgggattctctaggcaagaataccagagtgggttgccatttccttcttcaggagatcttcctgacccagggatggaaccctggtctcctgaatggcaggcagattctttcccatctgagccaccagagaagttccctcCAATGTCTTTTAATTGTCATCATCTTAGTTACAAAACATGTGAAACAAGAACACTATTTGTTTCTAAGATAATGGTCtgcaatttacatttccatactATCTCTGGAATGGATAGACCTACCAGAGGTTTTCTGTCTTGAGCTGAgctgagtgaagtaggtcagaatgcaggtggaaaaaaaagagaatgaactaGTGAATGGGAATCTTTtaaattcatctgtaaaatacattGGATAAATAGgaaatgggggacttccctggtggtccaaaggttaagaatccacctgccaacacaggagacatgggtttcctCCCAGTCTGAAAAGATTGCTCATgtcatgaggcaactaagcctttgcaccacagttactgagccagCGATCCAGTgatgtgggccacaactactgaagcccacgcacctagatGCTGTGCTCCGTGACTAGAGAAGctacctcagtgagaagcccaggcccCACAGAAAAGAGTaatccccactcaccacaactagagaaagtctccAAGCAgtcatgaagacccagtgcaggccataatttttttttttttttgaaaataggaaATGGGGTCAAATCTGGGAAAGAGAGATAGAATGAAACTGTTGGTAAGAGGTCTAATTCCATAtgatgaagaagaaagagaggaaatgtaAGGGATTTAGAAAGGGAACTagagaggaagagggagtgaAATAGGAGAGAAATAGAGTGaatgagaggagggagagagagaaaggagggggaaagaaaaaagaacaggagGGTCAGTTCTTAAGTAAGAACCTAAAATGTGTTAAAAGGATGTTTCTAGCTGACATATTATGAaaattcttttcccctttcttgcACATacattaagtaaaatattaatttctcatgACTGTGTATCAGTTGTTTCTCTTTGGGGTGTATGTTCAAGGGTAAAGTGCTATCTAAAAACAGGTGCAGAGGTCAGAGGCTACTTTTGGATACTCCCATTATGCAGATGAGAAATGTGGGTGGAGGTCACACAACTGGTGAATAAAAGACTTATGGGGGGAACCtcactggtagtccagtggtaaatagtcctccttccaatgcagggacgtgggttcaatccttggtcagggaactaagatcccacatgccttggggcaactaagcccatgcaccacagctagggagcctgcatgctgcaatgaagaccaaacacagccaaaataaaggcagggggcaggggatgTGGGGGGGACTCATGGGGAAATTTAGATCTATCTGATTCCCATGCTGATGTTTGAGGATGATATGACTGAGGATCCAGGAAGGGGGCCTTCCATGGGATGTAAAGTTTTAACTTGGGGTGAGACCAGACCTCAAGTTGGAGgcagaagagattttaaaacagGGATCTTAAGAATATCTATCATATATGAGTGCTTGCAGTTTGTCATACATTGTGGTACGATTTCATATATGTTAGCTTCTCAAACTCACAAAATACATCcatatatatctgtatttatgggcttccctgatggctcaggaggtaaagaatctgcctgcaaatgcaggagatacaggtttgatccctgggtcaggaagatcccctggaggaggaaatggcaacccattctaatactcttacctgaaaaataaatcccacagacagaggagcctggcaagctactctgtgaggttgcaaagaattgaacacgattgagcaactgatgCATGCATCCATATGTTACACCCACATCTATTGTTACCCATATTTTTGAGTGGAGGAAAATGAGAATCTGATAGATTGAGCTATTTGTTCAagccacgggcttcccaggtggctcagtaaaaatcctcctgcaatataggagacctgggttgttcaatccctgggtcaggaagatcccctggagaaggaaatggcaacccattcctgtactcttgcatgggaaatcccatgggcagaggagcctggtgggctacagtccatggggtcccaaagagttggacaccacttttagcaactaaacaacaataacagcataGAGTTGAGCCTGCAGAAAATGAGTGACCTCTATTCAGCCACCTTATAAGCAAGAGCTGGCTCCTACTTGGCTCTCTATCAGCTGCTTGCCCCTTAAGTGGAAAAAACAGAATTCATTAAATTGGATCTGGGGCTCAGAGGCATTCATTTCTTAGGGTTATGAGGAGGGGAGGCCAGTCTGTTCCAGGAAGGGATGAAAACCTAGATTGGAAAGAAGAGACCAACTTTAGCAGACATCAATGAAATGAAGCCAAAGCTTAAAATATACTGCTCTCAGGTGGTTAGGAAGAAACACCCGATATGAGGGCCCAGAGAGACAAGTCTTAAGTTTAATGAAACAGGCTATATGCTTTTTGTGTTTGGTTTTGTTAGCAGGTGTATTAATACAAAAAGAGTGTTGTGTTTAAATACAAAGTTTCTTgagctaaaaataattttgactccTATTATAAAGTCAGCCTCCTGGGTTGTATTGAAAGAATCATGTTAGTTCACTAGCAATATTTGGAAACATCCTTTGTCTCTACTATAAATTGTGAAGAAGTCCCAGATGGTAAGGACTGCctcttttgaaaatgttatgTACAATGGATGACTAAGTGGCTAACACAAGCCCCCGGGTATAGCCAGTGCTCCATGACTGATCACAAATCTGGAGACATCTTAGAATACACTGATCATCCTGGGAAATGGGTAAGAATCAGACCATGTGAATATGAGAGTATTGACAGCATAGGTGACTTCTGAATTATATCCAAGAAGGGTCAGTGTGCTTCCCTGGgatcactaaagaaaaaaatcaactcatTCTAGTTTGACTAATGTCATTGCATTCTGAAATTTAATAAACTGTATTTTTACTCCTTTACCATATTTTGTATTAATTGCTTtataaatttatgaatttttacatggtattaatttaatttacaaattaaaaacaaccaaAGAAGTTGAACTTAGTGAATGTACATAGAATTAAGAGTCATGCTCTAGACCCCAGGGGCTGGATCAGAGTAAGAAGACTGAGGCAGGTTGATGAAAGTGCAGAGTTGTAGcccatctttatttaaaatgctgaTACTCAGTTCATTGTGAACTTTTTACattacttttgatttttaaaaatattgcatgaAATGTGATTTTTCTTGGCCACTGAATTGTGTGGTGGTCCCTTAAATTTAGTTGTCAAGGGATTTGCTTGCATCTAGTCCTAACCTTACTATAGTGACTTccccttgtgtgtgtgctaagtcacttcagtcatggccaactctttgagaccccgtggactgtagcctgccaggctcctctgtcaatgggatttcccaggcaagaatatgggagtgggccatttcctcctccaggggatctttccaaccctggaactgaaccacgtctcctgcagtggcaggtggattctttaccactgagccaccagggaagcacttgtTAAGTAAATACTGCAGGGTTTATCCTCCTTGGCACTGCTGACATCTGAAGCTGGCTCATCTTTGCAGTGGGGTCTATTCTGTATGAGAGATGgactatttcctgccatatcagtaaacaagcaGGTCACAATCATTGGCAATTGCAGCCCTCCaatgtgagctggtgagccctaaaGGCACTCTGGAAGGAGAAGAATACcttctagcagccatcagactatACCCGTTCCCTACGGTGAGCCCTGTAGGAACTCACATGTacagatgtgcaagctgggtcataaaggttgagtgctgaagaactaatgctttctagttgtgatgctggagaagactcttgagagtcccttggacagaaagaggatcaaaccagtcaatcctaaaggaaatcaaccctgaataatcattggaaggactgatgctaaagctgaagttctagtactttggccacctgacacaaagagccgactcattggaaaataccctgatgctgggaaagattgagagcaggagaagaatggggagacaaaggatgagatgtttggatggcatcaccaacccaatggacatgagtttgagcagactctgggagatagtgaaagacaggaaagcctggtgtgctgcagtccatggggccacaaagagtcagacacgacttagtcactgaaaaacaacaacagtgagCCCCAAGGGAGTTCAGGCATGTGAAACACACAGGAAACTGGCCCAAGATATGTGAGGTGCCTATGAAAGGaaagatttcagtgagcccagattcCTGTATCTTCCCACACACAGAAAAGCCctgaattccttaacttgggatatttggttttctttaattaataataatcttttgatgttcagactacctgcccttgtTACAAAACTTCTATATAGTCTATATAACCTGGAtcctcccctcacctccactGAGTCATTTGCTCAAggctacttgagatgctgcctcctgggcttcaatcaattcaattcagtcactcagttgtgtccgaatctttgcaactccatggactgcagcacaccaggctttcctgtccatcaccaactcccggagctttctcaaactcatgtccatccagtcagtgatgccatccaaccatctcatcctctatcatccccttctcctcctgccttcaattttcccggcatcaggatcttttccaatgagtcggttcttcgcatcaggtggccaaagtattggagtttcagcttcagcatccgtccaggactcatctcctttaggatggactggttggatctccttacagtccaagggaatctcaagagtcttctccaacaccacagttgaaaagcatcaattcttcagcactcagctttctttatggtccaactctcacttccatatatgactactgggaaaaccatagctttgactagatggacctttgtcagtaaagtaatacctctgctttttaatatgttgtgtaggtttctcatagcttttcttccaaggagcaagtgtcttccaAAATAAAACCTAagtctcaacttttaggttgtgactattttttaagtcgATGTGCATTCTAGGAAGTTgaacagcatccctggccttgACCCACTAGACATTATAGCACATCTCCCCTCCCCAGTTgtaacaatcaaaaatgtctccagaaagTCCCAAGTGTCCTTTGAAGGGGTCACTTGTGAGAGCTGTTGGAGTACAGGAATGAAGGACAACCTGGCTGATGCTCCCAAGCTGCAGAGTCACACTCCTTTTGATGGCCCTTAGCACctggtctgggcttccctggtgactcagagagtaaagaatctgcctgcaatgcaggagaccaggcttcaatccctgggtcagggagaccccctggaggaagaaatggttgggaagatcccttggaaaagggaagggcaacccactccagtatccttgtctggagaattcctccGACACAGGAGCCTTgccggctacagcccatggggtcacagagtcaaacacaactgagtgactaatacactaACACTAGAACCTGGTCCATGTCTTGGGAGAGCTCTGacatttctctgtgtgtcttgCCACTAAGCACCATGGAAACTCTTCAAAGAGAGAGACTAGCAACAGATCCATCTCTGTACTCTCAAAACTAGCACAAGACTTGAGACACAGAAGGCCATAGGTAACTATTAAATAGATCTTTGAAAGCTGGCATTTACTGGG is drawn from Bos mutus isolate GX-2022 chromosome 7, NWIPB_WYAK_1.1, whole genome shotgun sequence and contains these coding sequences:
- the LOC102286174 gene encoding olfactory receptor 10H4-like; amino-acid sequence: MTFSSMLKNSKDSAASSSGQNYSMVSEFILIGFSNFPQHLLPTFFLLFLMMYLFTLLGNLLIIVTIWREHRLHTPMYLFLCALSISEILFTVAATPRMLADMLSTHHSITFVACASQMFFSFMFGFTHSFLLMIMGYDRYVAICHPLHYNVLMSTRDCAHLVSWCWAGGSVMGMILTLIVFHLTFCGSNEIHHYGCHVFALLKLACGKGTASVTTGVILVCVTALMGCLFLIFLSYVFIVAAILRIPSSEGRHKTFSTCVSHLTIVVVHYSFASIIYLKPKGPHSIDSNTLLATTYTVFTPFLSPIIFSLRNKELKIAIQRSFHRKFSSLGF